One Alicyclobacillus acidoterrestris DNA window includes the following coding sequences:
- a CDS encoding SDR family NAD(P)-dependent oxidoreductase: protein MPDPKADRHKTPEQGAATSVWCAVSPQLNGMGGVYCGDVDIAEAVPADSLKGSGVRPWAINADFAARLWTLSERLTGTKFTI from the coding sequence GTGCCAGACCCAAAGGCCGACAGACACAAGACGCCGGAGCAGGGGGCGGCGACGAGTGTCTGGTGTGCGGTGAGTCCGCAGCTAAACGGTATGGGGGGCGTGTACTGCGGAGACGTCGATATTGCCGAGGCCGTTCCCGCTGACAGTCTAAAAGGGAGCGGCGTACGGCCATGGGCCATTAATGCCGACTTCGCAGCACGCCTATGGACGCTAAGTGAACGATTGACTGGGACTAAGTTTACCATCTAA
- a CDS encoding helix-turn-helix domain-containing protein yields MIGSKIKRLRIAKGLTQQQLIDGLFDRSYLSNIERGKIIPPVETLALLATRLEVPLSLLTDYMEVIAEVSELLDTVRKTKDIQLVRKAFTLCVRVEAIESMIECVLEWSKIQLPNLNQHVELLEAINHTIFLMGTLDEEFPQNVDLLLCRANTYFYLGMLDQAILAYKGLEQRDLPNELLGRIKISLGSTLIRTLNYKAAYEKLQEALELADLPESLRARAHQGLGVCCRYLGQWSAAKQHSMLAGEYFLHKDFNRYIHIQHGLGILWLDKLDFDKAAKYFAEAQEYYRANHMMLPEAQLCEEFVRAEFYKGRFEEANAICNRGLQLLKGLDAALAGKFFLWKSRIYQILQEPSREEDAWQAAKGLLGPQLKTTIDTMDPNMPKETKKNFYKKIGE; encoded by the coding sequence ATGATAGGCAGTAAAATTAAACGTCTCCGCATTGCAAAAGGATTGACACAGCAACAATTGATTGATGGTCTGTTTGACCGGTCGTATTTGAGCAATATCGAGCGCGGTAAAATCATACCACCTGTCGAGACGCTCGCGCTGCTCGCAACGCGTTTGGAAGTTCCACTCAGCCTACTCACAGATTATATGGAAGTGATTGCAGAAGTCAGTGAGCTGCTCGATACCGTACGCAAGACAAAGGACATTCAACTGGTTCGTAAAGCATTTACGCTGTGCGTGCGTGTCGAGGCAATTGAGTCCATGATAGAATGCGTGCTGGAATGGTCCAAGATTCAACTGCCGAATTTGAATCAACACGTTGAGCTCTTAGAAGCAATCAATCACACCATCTTTTTAATGGGGACGCTGGACGAAGAGTTTCCCCAAAATGTCGATCTGCTGCTATGCAGAGCCAATACGTATTTTTACCTAGGAATGTTAGATCAGGCCATTTTGGCATACAAAGGCCTGGAACAACGCGACTTGCCCAACGAATTGCTGGGACGGATTAAAATCAGCCTCGGCAGTACCTTAATTCGGACACTCAATTACAAGGCTGCGTACGAGAAACTGCAAGAGGCGCTTGAACTAGCCGACTTGCCCGAATCGCTGCGGGCCCGTGCACACCAAGGGCTAGGTGTGTGTTGCCGATATCTTGGACAATGGTCGGCCGCGAAACAGCACTCAATGCTTGCTGGTGAGTATTTTTTGCACAAGGATTTCAATCGGTATATACACATTCAGCACGGACTTGGTATACTTTGGCTGGACAAACTTGATTTCGACAAGGCAGCCAAGTATTTCGCCGAGGCGCAGGAATATTATCGAGCGAATCACATGATGCTGCCGGAAGCTCAATTGTGTGAAGAGTTTGTTCGAGCCGAATTTTACAAGGGACGCTTTGAAGAGGCCAATGCAATTTGTAATCGCGGATTGCAATTGCTCAAAGGGCTCGACGCTGCACTGGCTGGGAAGTTCTTCTTGTGGAAGAGCAGGATTTATCAGATTCTACAAGAACCATCGCGCGAAGAAGACGCATGGCAAGCTGCAAAAGGATTACTAGGGCCGCAATTAAAGACGACCATTGACACGATGGATCCAAATATGCCAAAAGAGACAAAAAAGAACTTTTACAAAAAAATCGGGGAATAG